A region of Streptomyces cinnamoneus DNA encodes the following proteins:
- a CDS encoding SRPBCC family protein produces MTRARRGLRPVGLEFCGTAPVRLVFTARTAAPPEDVYRALAEEVEAWPRWFRAVTLARPVETRGCRGREVKLAGLVRLTETVMAAEPGRRYAYRVDAANVPGLRALLEDWRLAPAGGGTLVQWWFLADVPVPGRLALRLARPVFGRAFRDAVRALDRRLSAV; encoded by the coding sequence ATGACACGTGCACGGCGCGGCCTTCGCCCGGTGGGGCTCGAGTTCTGTGGAACGGCGCCGGTGCGGCTGGTGTTCACGGCCAGGACCGCCGCGCCGCCGGAGGACGTCTACCGCGCCCTGGCCGAGGAGGTGGAGGCGTGGCCGCGCTGGTTCCGGGCGGTGACGCTGGCCCGGCCGGTGGAGACGCGGGGGTGCAGGGGGCGGGAGGTCAAGCTGGCGGGGCTGGTCCGCCTGACCGAGACGGTCATGGCCGCGGAGCCGGGCCGGCGCTACGCCTACCGCGTCGACGCGGCGAACGTGCCCGGGCTGCGGGCGCTGCTGGAGGACTGGCGGCTGGCGCCCGCCGGTGGCGGCACGCTCGTCCAGTGGTGGTTCCTGGCGGACGTCCCGGTGCCGGGGCGGCTCGCGCTCCGGCTCGCCCGGCCGGTGTTCGGGCGGGCCTTCCGCGACGCCGTACGGGCCCTGGACCGGCGGCTCTCGGCGGTGTGA
- a CDS encoding PLP-dependent cysteine synthase family protein has product MDGTAHPGAGGAARPPAPPVRTIDVDRSDPVHRAWLKEAVRKVQADANRSADTHLLRFPLPEEWGIDLYLKDESTHPTGSLKHRLARSLFLYGLCNGWIRPEAPVIEASSGSTAVSEAYFAALVGVPFIAVMPRTTSREKCRLIEFHGGRCHFVDDPRTMYAEAAALAERSGGHYIDQFTYAERATDWRGNNNIAESVYSQLRLERHPEPAWIVATAGTGGTSATIARYTRYMQYDTRVCVADPENSCFFEGWRDHDPAASSDRASRIEGIGRPRMEPSFLPGVVDRMMKVPDAASVAAVRALEQAIGRKAGGSTGTGLWSSLKIVAEMVGEGRAGSVVTLICDAGDRYLDKYYSDAWLAEQGLDIQPYALAVSGFLATGRWPS; this is encoded by the coding sequence GTGGACGGCACAGCGCATCCGGGGGCCGGCGGTGCGGCGCGCCCGCCCGCACCCCCCGTACGCACCATCGACGTGGACCGCAGCGACCCCGTCCACCGCGCCTGGCTCAAGGAGGCGGTGCGCAAGGTGCAGGCCGACGCCAACCGCTCCGCCGACACCCATCTGCTGCGCTTCCCGCTGCCCGAGGAATGGGGCATCGACCTCTACCTCAAAGACGAGTCCACCCACCCCACCGGCAGCCTCAAGCACCGGCTGGCCCGCTCGCTCTTCCTCTACGGGCTGTGCAACGGCTGGATCCGTCCCGAGGCACCCGTCATCGAGGCGTCCAGCGGCTCCACCGCCGTCTCCGAGGCCTACTTCGCGGCGCTCGTCGGCGTGCCCTTCATCGCCGTCATGCCACGCACGACCAGCCGCGAGAAGTGCCGCCTGATCGAGTTCCACGGCGGGCGGTGCCACTTCGTGGACGACCCCCGGACGATGTACGCAGAGGCGGCGGCCCTCGCCGAACGGTCCGGAGGCCACTACATCGACCAGTTCACCTACGCGGAACGGGCCACCGACTGGCGCGGCAACAACAACATCGCCGAGTCCGTCTACAGCCAGCTGCGGCTGGAGCGCCACCCCGAACCCGCCTGGATCGTGGCCACGGCCGGCACGGGCGGCACGTCCGCGACCATCGCCCGCTACACGCGCTACATGCAGTACGACACCCGGGTGTGCGTCGCCGACCCGGAGAACTCCTGTTTCTTCGAGGGCTGGCGCGACCACGATCCGGCCGCGAGCAGCGACCGGGCCTCGCGCATCGAGGGCATCGGCCGTCCGCGCATGGAACCCAGCTTCCTGCCCGGCGTGGTCGACCGGATGATGAAGGTCCCGGACGCCGCCAGCGTCGCGGCCGTGCGGGCCCTGGAGCAGGCCATCGGCCGCAAGGCCGGCGGCTCCACCGGCACCGGCCTGTGGAGCTCGCTGAAGATCGTCGCGGAGATGGTCGGCGAGGGGCGCGCGGGCAGCGTGGTCACCCTCATCTGCGACGCCGGCGACCGCTACCTGGACAAGTACTACTCCGACGCCTGGCTCGCCGAACAGGGCCTGGACATCCAGCCCTACGCCCTGGCCGTCAGCGGTTTCCTGGCCACCGGCCGCTGGCCGTCCTGA
- a CDS encoding ATP-binding protein, which translates to MISRVNKHCTVELQALPPRIRQVRRIVSAQLRYWHLDPLIEPAALGVTELLTNVHQHAEPDKRCTVEIDLLLDRLTVSVRDHDPRMPVIGDTDVVSTHGRGLALVAAMSSSWGVQERHDGGKVVWFTLAVPSAAPATAPRLTRAVESAVAFDRPSLGLAARAEPALAAPALGFGPTALRGRSPARAYSAVPG; encoded by the coding sequence GTGATCAGCCGAGTGAACAAGCACTGCACCGTAGAGCTCCAGGCTCTGCCCCCACGGATCCGGCAGGTCCGCAGAATCGTATCTGCGCAGTTGCGCTACTGGCACCTCGATCCGCTCATCGAACCCGCGGCGCTCGGCGTCACCGAGCTTCTCACCAACGTCCACCAGCACGCCGAACCGGACAAGCGCTGCACGGTCGAGATCGACCTGCTGCTGGACCGGCTCACCGTGTCGGTGCGGGACCACGATCCGCGGATGCCCGTCATCGGCGACACGGACGTCGTCAGCACCCATGGCCGCGGACTCGCCCTGGTCGCCGCGATGAGCTCCAGCTGGGGCGTGCAGGAGCGGCACGACGGCGGAAAGGTCGTCTGGTTCACGCTGGCCGTCCCGTCCGCCGCCCCGGCGACGGCTCCCCGGCTCACCCGCGCCGTCGAGTCGGCCGTGGCCTTCGACCGGCCGTCCCTGGGCCTGGCCGCCCGGGCGGAACCCGCGCTCGCCGCGCCCGCGCTGGGCTTCGGCCCGACGGCGCTGCGCGGGCGCTCCCCCGCCCGGGCGTACTCGGCCGTCCCCGGCTGA
- a CDS encoding ROK family protein, producing the protein MTQTRTTRLERGRGALGPALELVHTGRAPTRAVLTAELGVTRATAGAVAAELEALGLIQVDARPGAAAGSQGRPSHRLSIAPNGPVVLAAQIHADGFRAALVGLGGRMVATAPGCMTVPADPSHVIDAVVEAGAGLLRETGRRCLGAGLAVPSAVAEPEGTALNPLHLSWPAGAPVRDLFHQALAKCGVVDPGGAPLGGVAGNDVNLAALAEHRHGAGRGARHLLCVATGHRGVGGALVLDGRLHSGSSGLALEVGHLTVNPAGLPCHCGSRGCLDVETDPLAFLTAAGREPGPAVSLLQQSRDLLRTEYGDASVRAAAELIVDRLGLGLAGLVNILNPDRIVLGGLHRELLEADPERLRAVVADRSLWGRSGSVPILSSTLDHNSLIGAAEAAWQPVLDDPLTVLA; encoded by the coding sequence GTGACCCAGACTCGGACAACACGTTTGGAGCGGGGCCGCGGCGCCCTCGGCCCGGCCCTGGAGCTCGTGCACACCGGACGCGCCCCCACGCGCGCCGTGCTCACGGCGGAACTCGGGGTGACCCGGGCGACCGCCGGAGCCGTGGCCGCGGAGCTCGAAGCGCTCGGACTGATCCAGGTGGACGCCCGCCCGGGCGCGGCCGCCGGCTCCCAGGGACGGCCCTCCCACCGGCTCTCCATCGCGCCGAACGGTCCCGTCGTCCTCGCCGCGCAGATCCACGCCGACGGCTTCCGCGCCGCCCTCGTGGGCCTCGGCGGACGGATGGTCGCCACCGCTCCCGGGTGCATGACGGTTCCCGCCGACCCCTCGCACGTCATCGACGCCGTCGTCGAGGCCGGTGCCGGGCTGCTGCGCGAGACCGGGCGGCGCTGCCTCGGCGCGGGCCTCGCGGTGCCCTCGGCGGTCGCGGAGCCGGAGGGCACGGCCCTCAACCCGCTGCACCTGTCCTGGCCCGCCGGCGCCCCCGTCCGCGATCTGTTCCACCAGGCCCTGGCCAAGTGCGGGGTGGTGGACCCGGGAGGCGCTCCCCTCGGGGGCGTCGCCGGCAACGACGTCAACCTCGCCGCGCTGGCCGAGCACCGGCACGGCGCGGGCCGGGGCGCCCGTCACCTGCTGTGCGTGGCCACCGGGCACCGGGGCGTCGGCGGCGCGCTCGTCCTCGACGGGCGGCTGCACAGCGGCAGTTCGGGCCTCGCCCTGGAGGTCGGGCACCTGACCGTCAACCCCGCGGGCCTGCCCTGCCACTGCGGCAGCCGGGGCTGCCTCGACGTGGAGACCGACCCGCTGGCGTTCCTCACCGCCGCGGGCCGCGAACCCGGGCCCGCCGTCTCGCTCCTGCAGCAGTCGCGCGACCTGCTGCGCACCGAGTACGGCGACGCGTCCGTACGGGCCGCGGCCGAGCTGATCGTCGACCGGCTGGGCCTGGGCCTCGCGGGACTGGTCAACATCCTCAATCCGGACCGCATCGTCCTCGGCGGCCTGCACCGTGAACTCCTGGAGGCCGACCCCGAGCGGTTGCGGGCCGTCGTCGCCGACCGCAGCCTGTGGGGACGCAGCGGGAGCGTGCCGATCCTCTCCAGCACGCTCGACCACAACAGCCTCATCGGCGCCGCCGAGGCGGCCTGGCAGCCCGTGCTCGACGACCCGCTGACCGTGCTCGCCTGA
- a CDS encoding MFS transporter translates to MPTLNKIRTALSRERGPLAGDPGLRRLRTALTLFFALDGFLFAGWVVRIPAIKEQTGASAGALGLALLGVSGGAVATMMMTGRLCRRFGTHPVTVAAGALMSLSIALPPLTHSALALGLVLLCFGAAYGGLNVAMNSAAVDLVAALRRPVMPSFHAAFSVGGMLGAGLGGLVAGQLSATRHLLVLTAVGLAVAAAAGRTLLAHPAPRLPGAPAAPGRAEDGARTSGRDRRLVAVFGLIALCTAYGEGALADWGALHLEQDLAAHAGVAAVGYSVFALAMTVGRLTGTALLERLGQTRVLVAGGLTAALGMLLGSLAPTVWAALAGFAVTGLGLANIFPVAVGRAGELTGPAGVAAASTFGYGGMLLGPPAIGFLADWFSLPVALTTVAGLAGAAALIAYATRGAVRR, encoded by the coding sequence GTGCCGACGCTAAACAAAATACGGACGGCCCTTTCCCGGGAACGAGGTCCCCTCGCGGGCGATCCCGGGCTCCGCCGCCTCCGAACCGCCCTGACCCTCTTCTTCGCCCTCGACGGCTTCCTCTTCGCCGGCTGGGTGGTCCGCATCCCCGCGATCAAGGAACAGACCGGCGCCTCGGCCGGTGCGCTCGGGCTCGCCCTGCTCGGCGTGTCGGGCGGGGCCGTCGCGACCATGATGATGACCGGACGCCTGTGCCGGCGCTTCGGCACCCACCCGGTGACGGTCGCCGCGGGTGCCCTGATGTCCCTGTCCATCGCCCTGCCGCCGCTCACCCACTCCGCCCTCGCCCTCGGCCTGGTCCTGCTCTGCTTCGGGGCCGCGTACGGCGGCCTGAACGTGGCCATGAACAGCGCCGCCGTGGACCTCGTCGCGGCGCTGCGCCGACCGGTGATGCCCAGCTTCCACGCCGCGTTCAGCGTCGGCGGGATGCTCGGCGCCGGGCTCGGCGGACTCGTGGCCGGCCAGCTGTCCGCCACCCGCCACCTGCTGGTCCTGACCGCCGTGGGGCTCGCCGTGGCCGCGGCGGCGGGCCGTACGCTCCTCGCCCACCCGGCGCCGCGCCTCCCCGGGGCACCGGCCGCCCCCGGGCGGGCGGAGGACGGGGCCCGGACCTCCGGCCGCGACCGCCGGCTGGTGGCCGTCTTCGGCCTGATCGCCCTGTGCACGGCCTACGGAGAGGGGGCGCTCGCCGACTGGGGCGCGCTCCACCTCGAACAGGACCTGGCCGCCCACGCGGGTGTCGCCGCGGTCGGCTACTCCGTCTTCGCGCTCGCCATGACCGTCGGCCGGCTCACCGGCACCGCGCTCCTCGAACGCCTCGGCCAGACACGCGTGCTGGTGGCGGGCGGCCTCACCGCCGCGCTGGGCATGCTGCTCGGCTCGCTGGCCCCGACGGTGTGGGCGGCGCTCGCCGGCTTCGCCGTCACCGGGCTCGGGCTGGCCAACATCTTCCCCGTCGCGGTCGGCCGGGCCGGCGAGCTGACGGGACCGGCCGGCGTGGCCGCCGCCTCCACCTTCGGCTACGGCGGCATGCTGCTGGGCCCGCCGGCCATCGGCTTCCTCGCGGACTGGTTCTCGCTGCCGGTGGCGCTCACCACGGTCGCGGGCCTCGCGGGGGCGGCGGCCCTGATCGCGTACGCGACGCGGGGCGCGGTCCGGCGGTGA
- a CDS encoding DUF2797 domain-containing protein: protein MNDGREQWWCAGLRWSGEDPALLWRHPGHGERLSPLPPGRPLAFSTGDRRRCTGVRRNGRHTPCPDHAEVPATAVSSQCPQCARLDRSYSVASDTAVDDPRPYDVYLAWFAPGLIKVGITAAEREGARLLEQAALSSALLGRGPLMAARRAEAVLGAALAVPDRFPYAAKRAARHPLPARERRTSELAALHERARALAPESLAVRDFAPVHHDRVFHLDRLRPGYGVVRLAPGRTVAGRVAAVAGPDVYLDTPDGQLLLVDARQLAGWSLSAAAPDAGTTAEVHTPESAEPPEALF, encoded by the coding sequence GTGAACGACGGACGCGAGCAGTGGTGGTGCGCGGGCCTGCGCTGGAGCGGGGAGGACCCGGCCCTGCTGTGGCGGCACCCCGGCCACGGTGAGCGCCTCTCCCCGCTCCCGCCGGGGCGGCCGCTGGCGTTCAGCACCGGTGACCGCCGCCGCTGCACGGGAGTGCGCAGGAACGGCCGTCACACGCCCTGCCCGGACCACGCGGAGGTGCCGGCGACGGCGGTGTCCTCGCAGTGCCCGCAGTGCGCCCGTCTGGACCGCTCGTACTCGGTGGCCTCCGACACCGCCGTCGACGACCCGCGCCCCTACGACGTCTACCTCGCCTGGTTCGCCCCCGGCCTGATCAAGGTCGGCATCACCGCCGCCGAACGGGAGGGGGCGCGGTTGCTCGAACAGGCGGCGCTGTCCTCCGCGTTGCTGGGCCGCGGGCCGCTGATGGCGGCCCGCCGGGCGGAGGCGGTGCTGGGTGCGGCGCTGGCGGTGCCGGACCGCTTCCCCTACGCGGCCAAACGGGCGGCCCGCCATCCCCTGCCGGCGCGGGAGCGCAGGACCTCGGAGCTCGCCGCCCTGCACGAGCGGGCGAGGGCGCTCGCGCCGGAGTCCCTGGCCGTGCGGGACTTCGCCCCCGTGCACCACGACCGGGTGTTCCACCTGGACCGGCTCCGGCCCGGCTACGGCGTGGTCCGGCTCGCCCCGGGGCGCACGGTGGCGGGCCGGGTGGCGGCGGTGGCCGGCCCCGACGTGTATCTGGACACGCCGGACGGCCAGCTGCTGCTCGTCGACGCCCGGCAACTGGCGGGCTGGTCCCTGTCGGCGGCCGCGCCGGACGCGGGGACGACCGCGGAGGTGCACACCCCGGAGAGCGCGGAACCGCCGGAGGCCCTCTTCTGA
- a CDS encoding geranylgeranyl reductase family protein → MSSDNAEAGRDDVTEPVWDVVVVGGGPAGASAAHAAAAGGRRVLLLEKAELPRYKTCGGGIIGPSRDALPPGFQLPLRDRVHAVTFSLNGKLTRTRRSKRMLFGLINRPEFDAGLVEAARAAGAEVRTGVTVSKVEQHGPAVPDRRTVAVVLGDGSTVLARAVVGADGSAGRIGAHVGVKLEQVDLGLEAEIPVPPTVAEDWAGRVLIDWGPIPGSYGWVFPKGDTLTVGVISARGDGAGTKRYLEDFIARLGLAGFEPSISSGHLTRCRADDSPLSRGRVIVCGDAAGLLEPWTREGISFALRSGRLAGEWAVRIAEAQDAVDARRQALNYAFAIKAGLGVEMGVGRRMLTLFERRPGLIHAAVTGFRPAWHAFARVVRGSTTLAEIVRTHPLARRALSAMDR, encoded by the coding sequence GTGAGCAGCGACAACGCAGAAGCGGGCCGGGACGACGTGACCGAGCCTGTGTGGGACGTCGTGGTGGTGGGCGGCGGGCCCGCCGGGGCGTCCGCCGCCCACGCCGCGGCCGCCGGGGGCCGTCGGGTCCTGTTGCTGGAGAAGGCCGAGCTGCCACGCTACAAGACCTGTGGCGGCGGCATCATCGGCCCGTCCCGGGACGCGCTGCCGCCCGGTTTCCAACTGCCGTTGCGCGACCGGGTCCACGCCGTGACCTTCTCGCTCAACGGCAAGCTGACGCGCACCCGCCGTTCGAAGCGGATGCTCTTCGGTCTCATCAACCGCCCCGAGTTCGACGCGGGCCTGGTCGAGGCCGCCCGCGCCGCGGGCGCCGAGGTGCGCACCGGGGTGACCGTCTCCAAGGTGGAGCAGCACGGTCCGGCCGTGCCCGACCGGCGCACCGTCGCCGTCGTCCTCGGTGACGGCAGCACGGTGCTGGCCCGGGCCGTGGTGGGCGCCGACGGCAGCGCCGGCCGCATAGGGGCACACGTCGGGGTGAAGCTCGAACAGGTGGACCTCGGTCTGGAGGCGGAGATCCCGGTGCCGCCGACCGTCGCCGAGGACTGGGCCGGGCGGGTACTGATCGACTGGGGGCCCATTCCGGGGAGCTACGGGTGGGTCTTCCCCAAGGGCGACACGCTGACCGTCGGGGTCATCTCGGCGCGGGGCGACGGCGCCGGCACCAAGCGCTACCTGGAGGACTTCATCGCCCGGCTGGGGCTGGCGGGTTTCGAGCCGAGCATCTCCTCCGGGCACCTGACCCGCTGCCGCGCCGACGACTCCCCGCTCTCGCGCGGACGCGTGATCGTGTGCGGTGACGCGGCCGGTCTGCTGGAGCCGTGGACCCGCGAGGGCATCTCCTTCGCCCTGCGCTCGGGGCGCCTGGCGGGGGAGTGGGCCGTGCGGATCGCCGAGGCCCAGGACGCGGTGGACGCCCGCCGCCAGGCGCTCAACTACGCCTTCGCCATCAAGGCCGGGCTGGGCGTCGAGATGGGCGTCGGCCGCCGCATGCTCACCCTCTTCGAGCGCCGTCCCGGTCTCATCCACGCCGCCGTCACCGGGTTCAGGCCGGCCTGGCACGCGTTCGCCCGCGTCGTGCGGGGCTCGACGACGCTCGCCGAGATCGTGCGGACCCACCCGCTGGCCCGGCGCGCGCTGTCGGCCATGGACCGGTGA
- a CDS encoding dipeptidase has translation MDTSSTTQPDPAALATTVASLQPRALAELAELVAFKSVADEAQFPRSECEAAADWVAGALRAEGFEDVALLDTPDGTQSVYGHLAGPAGAPTVLLYAHYDVQPPLNEDAWISPPFELTERDGRWYGRGAADCKGGFIMHLTALRALKEHGGVPVGVKVIVEGSEEQGTGGLERYAEAHPELLAADAIVIGDAGNFRVGLPTVTATLRGMTMVRVQVDTLEGNLHSGQFGGAAPDALAALIRVLDSLRAEDGSTTVDGLTAAQEWEGLQYGEDAFRQDAKVLDGVSLIGSGTVADRIWARPAVTVIGIDCPPVVGATPSVQAGARALISLRVPPGQDAAEATKLLTAHLQAHTPWNARVTVDQVGQGQPFQADTSSPAYASMAEAMRIAYPGEEMQTAGMGGSIPLCNTLASLYPETEILLIGLSEPEAQIHAVNESVSPEELERLSLAEALFLTKYAAGKH, from the coding sequence ATGGACACGTCCTCGACCACGCAGCCGGATCCGGCCGCGCTCGCGACGACCGTCGCCTCGCTGCAACCCCGCGCCCTGGCCGAGCTGGCCGAGCTGGTGGCCTTCAAGTCGGTCGCGGACGAGGCGCAGTTCCCCCGGAGCGAGTGCGAGGCCGCCGCGGACTGGGTGGCCGGAGCGCTGCGCGCCGAGGGCTTCGAGGACGTGGCCCTGCTCGACACCCCCGACGGCACCCAGTCCGTCTACGGCCACCTCGCCGGCCCCGCCGGCGCCCCGACGGTCCTCCTCTACGCGCACTACGACGTGCAGCCGCCCCTGAACGAGGACGCCTGGATCTCCCCGCCCTTCGAGCTGACCGAGCGCGACGGCCGCTGGTACGGGCGGGGCGCCGCCGACTGCAAGGGCGGCTTCATCATGCACCTGACCGCCCTGCGGGCGCTCAAGGAGCACGGCGGCGTACCGGTCGGCGTCAAGGTCATCGTCGAGGGCTCGGAGGAGCAGGGCACGGGCGGCCTGGAGCGGTACGCCGAGGCGCACCCCGAGCTGCTGGCCGCCGACGCCATCGTCATCGGCGACGCCGGGAACTTCCGCGTGGGCCTGCCGACCGTGACGGCGACCCTGCGCGGCATGACCATGGTCCGCGTCCAGGTGGACACGCTGGAGGGCAACCTGCACTCCGGCCAGTTCGGCGGTGCGGCCCCCGACGCGCTGGCCGCGCTGATCCGCGTCCTCGACTCGCTGCGGGCCGAGGACGGCTCGACGACGGTCGACGGCCTGACCGCCGCCCAGGAATGGGAGGGCCTGCAGTACGGCGAGGACGCGTTCCGCCAGGACGCCAAGGTCCTCGACGGCGTCTCTCTCATCGGTTCCGGCACGGTGGCCGACCGGATCTGGGCCCGCCCGGCCGTCACCGTCATCGGCATCGACTGCCCGCCGGTCGTCGGCGCCACCCCCTCCGTCCAGGCCGGTGCCCGCGCCCTGATCAGCCTGCGCGTCCCGCCGGGCCAGGACGCAGCGGAGGCGACGAAGCTCCTGACGGCGCACCTCCAGGCGCACACGCCCTGGAACGCCCGCGTCACCGTGGACCAGGTGGGCCAGGGCCAGCCGTTCCAGGCCGACACCAGCAGCCCGGCCTACGCGTCGATGGCGGAGGCCATGCGCATCGCCTACCCGGGCGAGGAGATGCAGACCGCCGGCATGGGCGGCTCGATCCCGCTGTGCAACACGCTGGCGTCGCTGTACCCGGAGACGGAGATCCTCCTGATCGGTCTGAGCGAGCCGGAGGCCCAGATCCACGCGGTGAACGAGAGCGTCTCGCCGGAGGAGCTGGAGCGCCTGTCCCTGGCGGAGGCGCTGTTCCTGACGAAGTACGCGGCGGGAAAGCACTGA
- a CDS encoding NUDIX hydrolase, translating into MIVWLNGAFSGGKTSAARELAELVPDSNLYDPEVTGGALRHLLPPKRRGEVDDYQDLPIWRRMVVDTAAALLAELGGVLIVPMTLLRQEYRDEVFGGLAARRIRVRHILLNTDETILRQRIEGRVEFADDPARSESVRQWARDHVQPYREALPWLTADAFGVDNSRLTPRETAERVAEAIRTGTAGVCPIVQTPEPTAETLASGVLLFDEHDRVLLVDPTYKPGWEFPGGVVEPGEAPARAGMREVAEEIGIELTSVPRLLVVDWEPPKPPGFGGLRFLFDGGRLNTADAERLLLPGAELRGWRFVTEDEASTMLPPVRLNRLRWALRARERGMPLNLEGGVPVG; encoded by the coding sequence GTGATCGTCTGGCTGAACGGCGCGTTCAGTGGCGGGAAGACCAGCGCGGCCAGGGAACTGGCCGAACTCGTCCCGGACAGCAACCTCTACGACCCCGAGGTGACCGGCGGGGCGCTGCGGCACCTCCTACCGCCCAAGCGGAGGGGGGAGGTCGACGACTACCAGGACCTGCCCATCTGGCGGCGCATGGTTGTGGACACGGCGGCGGCACTCCTCGCGGAGCTCGGCGGGGTGCTCATCGTGCCGATGACGCTGCTGCGGCAGGAGTATCGCGACGAGGTCTTCGGCGGCCTGGCCGCCCGGCGGATCCGGGTCAGGCACATCCTGCTGAACACCGATGAAACGATCCTGCGCCAACGCATCGAGGGGCGGGTGGAGTTCGCGGACGACCCCGCGCGCAGCGAGTCCGTCCGGCAGTGGGCGCGCGACCACGTCCAGCCGTACCGCGAGGCGCTGCCCTGGCTGACCGCCGACGCCTTCGGCGTCGACAACAGCCGGCTCACGCCGCGGGAGACGGCCGAACGCGTCGCCGAGGCCATACGCACCGGCACCGCCGGTGTCTGCCCGATCGTCCAGACCCCCGAACCGACCGCGGAGACCCTCGCCTCCGGTGTGCTGCTCTTCGACGAGCACGACCGGGTGCTGCTCGTCGACCCGACCTACAAGCCCGGCTGGGAGTTCCCCGGCGGTGTCGTGGAGCCCGGTGAGGCACCCGCCCGTGCGGGCATGCGGGAGGTGGCCGAGGAGATCGGCATCGAACTCACCTCCGTGCCGCGGTTGCTGGTCGTCGACTGGGAGCCGCCCAAGCCGCCCGGCTTCGGCGGGCTGCGCTTCCTGTTCGACGGCGGCCGGCTGAACACGGCCGACGCGGAGCGGCTGCTGTTGCCGGGGGCCGAGCTGCGGGGGTGGCGGTTCGTCACCGAGGACGAGGCCTCGACGATGTTGCCGCCGGTGCGGCTGAACCGGCTGCGGTGGGCGCTGCGCGCCCGGGAGCGGGGGATGCCGCTCAACCTTGAGGGCGGCGTGCCGGTGGGGTGA
- a CDS encoding ROK family protein: MGGTKIAGALVAGDGRLLVRARRATPAREDGATVMGAVAAVLGELLRSPLWPRVRAVGIGSAGPVDAVAGTVSPVNVPGWRGFPLVAEVARHTGGLPVVLVGDGVAMTAAEHWQGAARGRDNALCMVVSTGVGGGLVLGGRLHAGPTGNAGHIGHISVDLDGAPCPCGARGCVERIASGPNIARRAVADGWRPGPDGDASAEAVAVAARAGDPVALASFARAAQALAAGIAATAALVEIEVAVIGGGVAGAGDVLFGPLRSRLRDYATLSFASGVEVLPARLGSDAGLVGAAAAAAGSVELWGTSAAG; the protein is encoded by the coding sequence ATCGGCGGCACCAAGATCGCCGGGGCGTTGGTGGCCGGGGACGGACGGCTGCTCGTCCGCGCCCGGCGGGCGACCCCCGCCCGGGAGGACGGCGCGACGGTCATGGGGGCGGTGGCCGCCGTCCTCGGCGAGCTGCTCCGCTCCCCGCTCTGGCCCCGCGTACGGGCCGTGGGCATCGGGAGCGCCGGGCCGGTGGACGCCGTGGCCGGCACCGTCAGTCCCGTCAACGTGCCCGGCTGGCGGGGGTTTCCCCTGGTCGCCGAGGTGGCCCGGCACACCGGCGGGCTGCCGGTGGTGCTGGTCGGCGACGGGGTGGCGATGACGGCGGCGGAGCACTGGCAGGGGGCGGCCCGGGGCCGGGACAACGCCCTGTGCATGGTCGTCTCCACCGGCGTCGGCGGCGGTCTGGTGCTCGGCGGCCGCCTGCATGCCGGACCCACGGGCAACGCGGGGCACATCGGGCACATCAGCGTCGACCTGGACGGCGCCCCCTGCCCCTGCGGTGCCCGGGGCTGCGTCGAACGCATCGCGAGCGGCCCCAACATCGCACGCCGGGCCGTGGCGGACGGCTGGCGCCCCGGCCCGGACGGTGACGCCAGCGCGGAGGCCGTCGCGGTGGCCGCGCGGGCGGGCGACCCGGTCGCCCTGGCCTCCTTCGCACGGGCCGCGCAGGCGCTGGCCGCCGGGATCGCCGCCACGGCGGCGCTGGTGGAGATCGAGGTGGCGGTCATAGGCGGGGGCGTCGCCGGTGCCGGGGACGTGCTGTTCGGCCCGTTGCGGTCACGACTGCGCGACTACGCGACCCTCTCCTTCGCCTCGGGCGTCGAGGTCCTCCCCGCCCGGCTCGGCTCCGACGCGGGCCTGGTCGGCGCGGCGGCCGCCGCGGCGGGGAGTGTGGAGTTGTGGGGGACCTCCGCCGCGGGGTGA